The genomic DNA GACTTCGGACGACGTACGAGCACCGGTCAGGACAAGAAACGACGCATCGATGCTCTGGCCCACCGAGATGGCCGTCGATCGATCCATGTTCTCAAGCTGTTCCGTGGTGTAGGTATCCACGCGGAGGCCCATCCGCTCGAAGTCGACGCGCGTGTCGTCCGTGGGCGAGAGAATGGTCACCTGCCCGGCGAACGCGGCCTGCGAAAAGAGCAGAAGCGCGAGAAGGATCATGGTCGGCTTGAACACGATCGACTTAAGGAAGCCGGGCTTGCCGATGCGGAAGGCTTGCGAACGGGTCGAATGATTCTCGAAGGATACGCTTTCTTGAGTCATGGATGCTCTTTCCTAACAGAATGAAGGATGTTGAGTGGGCTCAATCACTCGGATGATTCGTCGCCGCCAAGGAATGCGATCAGGTTGTCCCAGAAATGGGATTGCTGCGACCGCGTCAGGTCGCGGGCCTGGCTGATGATCAGCTTGCCTTCACCGAGAATGCCCTGCTGCAGCAGCATGACGGGGTAGCCGTCCTCAGGTCCGAGGAGAATGGGCAAGGCTGTGTCGGGGAAGTCACGGAAGTAGAACGCGTTGCGCCCGACGCCGCGCCAAGTGCCCTCGGCGAGGGAGTTGGGCTGGGACAGCAGCGGCAGGTCCATCAGTTCGGGATTGGCGTGGGCGAAGAACGTACCGATGGTGCCCGAGGTGGATGGCCGGTTCCCGGCCCGGGGGATGAACACATCCTTATCTTCAAAGTAGCTCCGCATCGCGTCGGGCAGATTGTTGTAGCCGCCGCCGCTGAGCTGGCCGAGGTAGAACATGCCGCCGCGACGGAAGAGTCCGTCCAAGGCGTCGCGGGTTTCATCGTTTTCAAAGAGGTTGGCAAACGCTTCGGTCGGCATCATGGCGCCGGTGAGCACGAGCACTGAAGCCTCGATGCTCTGCTTGACCGACGTGGCGGTTTCCTGATCCATCTCCTCAAGCTGCTCGGAAGAAAACGTCGTGACGCTCATGCCGAGGTGTTCGAAGTCCACATTCGTGTTGTCCACCGGCGCGAGAATGGTGACCTGCCCCGCGAACGCGGCCTGCGTAAAGAGCAGAAGCGCAAGAAGGAGCATGGTCGGCTTGAGCAACATCGACTTGAGGAAGCCGGGCTTGCCGATGCGGAAGGCTTGCGGGAGACTCGAATGATTCTCGATGGATGTAATTTCCCTAATCATGAATCAGCTTTCTATAAAAAGAACAAATAACCTTGCTGCCTGAGAGAACGTTTTCGTTGCGGTGACAATAAAATCCGGCGACAGAGCGGAACGCATCAATCAAGGCGCACATCAGTTGACGCTTCGCCCGCGCCCCGAGCGACTCCATACATTCCGATCGGTCGCGGAGGTACCCAGCACCTCATAGATGGCGTTATGAAAATCAGGATCTGGCGACCTCACGGAGCTACCGTGCCCGTCCACCCAGACGATATTGGCCGCACCGCGATGGCGTGCATGGGGTCGACCGGGATCGGTCGTATTCGCCGAGGCCGCGACGAGGCTGAAGCCTCTGCGTGGGCCGTCGTCCGGCTCTATCGCCTGGGGGCCAGAAGCGGCAATGGCGTCGACAGTGAGCAGCTTGTTGCTGGGATCAACAATCTCGGTCTGCGTGGAGCTGATATACCATTTCCGGTTATCGCTACTAGCGAACAGATGATGCGAACCACCGATCTCACGGTAGTTATAGCCAAAGGAAATATGTTGCGCCCTCCAGCCGGGAATGCCTCGATTGTTGGACGAGTCCACATCCCTGTTGGGAGCGGCGTCACAGGCAAAAACTTCCCATCCGGGCACGCTCCGATTGGCAATTTCGTTATTGCTCGCCAAGATTCCGACGGGCATGTATCCCTTGTATCCCAGCAGGGCTGCCCAGGCATATCCTCCGTTGTAACCACTCGGTGGGCTATCGGTGAACTTAATTGTCGTGCCTTCATAGGGGTAGGCTGTATGCACCCTCGCTGGTGGCAGGTGGTCGTCGTAGTCGTTGGCGTAGATGAACATCGCCAGGCCAACCTGCCTTTGAGCGCTGAGGCATACCATGGATCGCGCCGTGTCGCGGGCCGCGCTCAAGGCGGGCAGCAGGATGGCGACCAGCAAAGCGATGATCGATATGACAACGAGAAGCTCAATGAGCGTAAAAGCGTTTGGACCGTGACGCCGGGGAAACCGGGGTATACATATCATGTGGTTTTCCTTACTAAAGCGTGGTTTGACGTGCCGCTTGTGATGCGAAGTTCACTGGCGCAGGCGCGGTGGAATCGCGGACGACCAGTTCGAGGTTGACCTTCTCTTTTCGTGGTTGGCTGTTGTTTTCAATGCGGTCCAGAACGGTTTCCACGGCTTTGCGCCCGAGATCCAGATGGGTTTGAGAGACCGTCGTAAGGCTGGGCTTATAGAAGGCGGACACTTCCAGATTGTCGAAGCCGACGACCGAAACATCTTCCGGCACGCGCAGGCCATGGTCGTCGAGGGCTTTCAGCACACCGATCGCGACCTGGTCGCCGACCGCCTGAATGGCCGTGGGGAAGGGGTCTGCCTGCTGGAGACGATCGCGGACGACCTGGTACGCCTCGCCCATTGACTGGGCGGCTGGGCCGATGAACTCCGTCTGGACGCTGTCGCCCACCTGCCCGATCGCACGCTGAATGCCTTCACGCTGAGGAGCATTGCTCGCGTTCGGATCTGAGCGGATGCCGACGAAACCAATGTGCCGATGCTGAAGCGCCAACAGGTGCTCGAGGGCCTCGCATATACCGGAAGCCACGTCGACGAACAGTTCTGAAGTATCCGGAGCGGCGGGCCGTTGCCTGTGCGTAATTTTCAGAACCGGAATCTTCCGGTCGAAAAACGGCTTGAACACCCCATGGTCGGTTTGATCCCGCATCTTGCGAACAGCGCCGTCGATAATCAGGGCGTCGACCCCCAAGCCGAGGAAATGCCGACTGAGGTTGGCTTCCTGATCGGCTCGCCACTCGGAACTGGCGAAGGAGATTTCGTAGCCATGCTGGTAAGCAATCCGCTGGGCGGAGGCGACGCGTTCGATGTAGATCGGATTACTGAGCGTGGGCAGCAGCATGCCAATAATTCGGCTTTTCTGCCTTCGCAGCGCTGCGGCCTGGCGGTTTGGGACGTAACCAGCTTCGAGGGCGGCCTCGACCACGCGTTTGCGGGTGCGCACATTGACTCGCGGGTTGTCATTCAGCGCCTCAGACACCGTACCCACCGAGAGCGAGAGCGACTTGGCGAGGCCGGCGATACTGAGGTTTTTCGTGGAACTGCTCATATCACGCGAAGTTATGGGTGCGGCATTCATTGTTGCCCTTGAGGGCGTGATCTGGTAAAATTTCGAATCGATTCGAATCTAGTCGTATTCTGGCCCCTGCGCGGTGATTTGTCAAGACCTTTGTTGAACAGTTTCAGGGCATTGCTTACGGCTTAAAATGGAAAGCAGACGGAAACACGCCGTTCCGACTGCACTACACGCTAAACAGTCGTCTCGCTCGACCGTGGGTCAATAAATGGAGATTCAATGATGAAAATGCATGAAACCGTGAAATATCTTGCGATGTTGATGTTGCTCACCGGCATGGTCTTGCTCGGCAGCCCTTCCGTCCTGGCGGACGCGCCTCGCGGGAGCAATGGAGCCGACGAAGGAGTTCAACGGCCGACAGCGCTGTATCTGACCTGGCAGCAGGATCCGACCACCACGATGACCATCCAGTGGCACACCGAGGGTCCGGACGAGGAAGTGATTCTTGAATATGGCCCGGTCGATGGCGACACCCTCGATCAGGTTGAAGGCGACAGTCATCCCATGGTCTACTCCGATCGGCACATCCACACGGTCGAGTTGACCGGGCTGGAGCCGGACTCGGAGTACCGGTTCCGCCTCTATCGGGAAGAGCGTGGCCAGAGCAGCCGGTTCTATTCGTTCCGCACCATGCCCGCCACCGCCGACGAACGCCCCATCATTTTTGCCGCCGGCGGCGACACGCGCCAGCGACAGTCGTGGATGGAACAGACCAACCGTGAGGCCATGAAATTCGACCTCGACTTCATCGTATGGGGCGGCGATTACGCCTACGCGGACGGCCGCGAAGACCGGGTCCACCTTTGGTACGAGTGGTTCGACGCTTACAAGAACACGCTGGTCACCGACGAAGGCCGAGTCGTGCCGGTTCTGCTCGCCATCGGCAACCACGAAGTGGTCGGCGGCTACTACTGGAACCGCGACGATGTCGACCGAGACAACTACACACCTACCGATGAGTATCGCGAAAAACTCGCCCCCTACTTCTTCAACCTCTTCGCCTACCCCGGCCAGCCCGGCTACGGCACGATGGACTTCGGCGACTATATGAGCATCATCCTGCTCGACAGCGATCACGTGAACCTCGTCGCGGGCAAGCAGACGGAGTGGCTGAAAGAGCAACTCGAACAACGCACTCATGTGCCCCACGTCTTCCCCGTCTACCACTTCGCCGCCTACCCTTCCGCTCGCCCCACCCACTTCGGGGTTGCTCGGCTCATCCGCGAGCACTGGCATCCCGTATTCGATCAGCACGACAACATCCGCGTCGCTTTCGAACACCACGACCACACCTACAAACGCACCGTACCCATTCGCCACGGCAAAGAAGACGAAGACGGCATCGTCTACATCGGCGACGGCGCGTGGGGCGTCAGGCTTCGCGAAATCCACGATGTGGATGAAACCTGGTACCTCGAACGGGCCGAGGCGATCCGGCACTTTATCCTCGTCACCATCGAGGGGGAATCGCAGGAATACCAGATGTACGACGCAGACGGCAACCTCATCGACCAGTACGTGCCGCGTCCCCTCGCTCGCTAGCGTCCTGAGGCTGAAGCGTTTCTCGAAAACTGCGCGGCCCGCCGGGCACGATGAACGATCCGTTTTCGTGCCCGGCAGGCCGTATGTCAAGTAATCATTCAGCGCCGACGGCGACGATACGAATCCGAGACGATCACCATCAGAATCGCTGTATTCCCAAACATCAGAGAAGCTTCTTCCAATCAAGAAGCAGAGAAAGTGAAAGGGACCACATCCTCGCCAAATAGCGTATGGATACGCCTTACACCGAGTGCGTCGTATGCGGCGCACCGCATGTCATCTTCTCGATGATCTGCGACAACGTGTGAGTGAGTTGCCAGCCGGGGAAGTGCGCTTTGAATTTGCGTAAGTCGGTGTAGTAGCAGATGTGGTCGCCAATGCGGTGCTCATCGCTGTAGGTGAGTTTCGGTCGCCTGCCGGTCGCTTCGGCGACGAGGTCGATACATTCAAGAAGGCTGGCGGCATTTTCCTTGCCACCGCCGAGGTTGTAGACCTCGCCGGGCCGCGGGGCCTGCGCGAAGTGCCAGAACGCGTTGATCACATCGTAGCTGTGGATCTGGTCGCGAACCTGCTTCCCTTTGTAGCCGAACACGGTGTATTCGCCCTCAGCGACGGCGGTCGCGACGAGGTAGCTGAGGAAGCCGTGTAGTTCGACACCGCTATGGTGCGGGCCGGTGAGGCAGCCGCCACGGAACACGCCGGTGTTCATGCCGAAGTAACGGCCGTACTCCTGGGTGAGGACGTCGGCGGCGACTTTGGAGGCGCCGAAAATGGAATGCAGGCATTGATCGATCGGGAACGCTTCGTCGATACCGTGCGTGTAGGCGGGGTCATCGAAATCCCACCGTGTTTCCTGTTCCTTGATCGCGATGCGGTTCGGGCCATCGCCATAGACTTTGTTCGTGCTCATGAAGATGAATACCGCCTCGGGCATGTGGCGACGGCATGCCTCAAGGAGGTTCAGTGTTCCGACGGCGTTGACGTCGAAGTCATCGAACGGACGTTTCGCGGCCAGGTCGTGGCTGGGTTGGGCGGCCGCGTGAATGACGATGTCAAAGCGGTGGCTCTTGAAGACCTGATCGACGGCTGTGCGGTCGCGAATGTCCAGTGTCAGGTGGCGAAATCGGCGGCATTGCGCTTCCAGTCGCTGGCGGTTCCACTGTGTATCGCCTTTCGGGCCGAAGAAATCGGCGCGCATGTTGTTGTCGACGCCGGTCACGGAAAAGCCCATCGCGTCGAAAAATGAAACGGCTTCCGAACCGATCAGACCGCTGCTGCCTGTGACTAAAACTTGCATATTAAAGCTGCACTTTCCCAAATTCCCCAAGCCATACAGGCCGGTTGATGTCTTTCAGTAGCGACCTCGCATGCTGCGCAGGTCAAAGCTGCCCGGTGCCCATTGGCGACATTCCGCTGGGCGGCTGACGGAAATTCGTATCTATCCGACCTCTGTGGCAATTGGAGTCTGGTATCGCTGTACCGCGCCGGATGCTCCGCCGTTCGCTTCCACGGTTGGACGCGTATCGGGAAGAGTAATACGTATTGGGCGGTATGCAAAAAAATATACGCCGAACGGCATATTCTTGGGTGATGGGCCTAGATCACGTTGCGTTAGCGCGAGATCATTGCAACTCGCGCGCGATTCTACGGACGCCTGTGAGCAAATCACCGGCGGTGGTGTATCGGGCGGCGGCAGGGTCGGCGGGTTTGAGCACAGCGGCGGCGAACGCTTCGAGTTTGCGGGCGGCGGGACTGTTGGGCTCGTAAGTGATCTGCGCCCGCAACTCGGGCATTGCGTGCGGCCGACGCATTTGCAGCGTTAGAAAGAACAGGTCCACACCGGGATCGACCTTGCCATAGGCGTCACGGATGACCTCGCTGGTGACCTGCCCACGTTCGAGCATCTGGCCGAGCATCCGTTGGATCTGGCTGGTGTGCATGATCATGTCGAACAGGCCCTGAAGCATCTGACTGCGGCCGAGCGGTTCGCCCATTCGCACGGCGGAGCCGAAGTCGACGAAGCCGACCCCGTCGTCGGTGATGACGATGTTGTCGGGACGCAGGTCCAAATGCATCACTCGCGTTTTTTCGTGGAGCACGGCGAGGAGTTCCGAGGCCTGTAATGCGAAGTCCAGTTGGCTGATCCCACGTCCGTTGAGGCGCAGCCAGTTCATGCTCATCCTTCGAACAAAGCCCTTCTCGTCTTTGCTCATCTCCAGCAGTCGGGGCACGCGGGAGCGGAACTCCGGCGGCAGGTCGCGTTGAAGGATCTTGAGCATCGCCGTTTCGCGCGTAAGGAACGTCGGGAAGACGTGGTCCACGAGTTTGTGCGTCCGTCGGGCGAGATCGTCGCGTGAAACCCGGGGGTATTTCTGTGTCAGCCGCCAGAAAACCTCGTCGTGGGTGGGCACTTTCTTTTCGATGAAATAGCCGCCGGCGCTGTCCGGCACGAGTTGCACGTGATAGGTAAACCGGTCGCTGACTTCGCCCGGCTGAATGAGGTGGATTTTCCGCGCGGCAAAGAACCAGCCACGATCGGTCAGGCCCGGCAGGTGCAGACCAAATGGCCCGGTCGCCCATGGTGTTGGTGGCTGCTCAAGGTGGAAGCCGGTCGTCGGACCGAATCGTCGGGCCAGGTGCTGCGCCTGCTGGACGTTGGCGGCGACGCACAGCAACAGACCGCCGAAGCGCACGCGTGCGAAAACTTCGTTCGGCCGCACCATATCCCTGGCCGTTGCATAGAGCAGGTCCGCCAGTTCCCGGCGGTGCTCGCCGACTCGCCCCCGACGAAAGGGCAGTTCCGATCGATAACGGCGATGCAGCAACGACTGCAACACCCGTTCCTGAGAGCGGTCGGGTGACGGGATGGCCTTGCCAGTCGAGGTTGAGGTCAGACTGTGATACGCAGTCATGCACTTGGCCTATACGCCGCCAACCACGCACGGGTGGCGGTGGATGGATTTCGTCGGTCCATGATATTTCGGCTATTGTAACCTTTGTGATGAATATGAAAGTTGTTCATTTTCCAGCCAACGCGCTTTACCATATGCCGCGTCAGGTCGATACCAACGGGGGGAGCCGATTTGCCATTGCTCCGGCAAGTGGCCGATCGTTGCGAGACCTTGGGAGGCTTGGGGATATTCGGCAAACCGGACAGAGCAATAAGCAACACCGCGCCGTGTGCATAATCGGTCGCCCCGGCTTGGGGTGGAGCGCCGGAGGCTTTGCCAGGGGAAGCGTTTGCAGCGATGCCATCAGCTAACGACATGGTTTTGAAAAGTTCGTTGCCCGCCGCGCCCCGGCATGAGCCGTCGGTTCGGGCGTCGGCAAGCGAACTGGATCGATCGATCATCGAGGTGCTCTGGCAGCGACGCGGCGTGGTGCTGACGTGCCTGGTGGTGGCCCTGCTGGTCGGCGGGGTCTATGGCTTGACGGCGCCCCGGCAATATCGAAGCACCGCGCAACTGTTCCTACAGCAGACGGCCGGGGCCGACGCGCCGCTGGGCGGGTCGGCCCTGCAATCGGCCACGCCGGCGGCTCATCGGCTGATGATGACCTCCAGCGCGGTCCTGCGCGCGGCGGTTGAAACGTTGCCTGCGGAGGTGCACGCCTATGCAGGCGATGATCCGGCCCGCTACCTCCGCCACAACCTTGAGGTCGCGGCGGCGGGCGGCGAAGGCATCCTTACTGTTTCACTTCAGGGGACAGACCCGGAGGCGATCGCCCAACTGGTGAATCATGTGGTTCGGGCCTACAAGGATCGCGTGCGCGTCACGGCCACCGGGCAACTCGTCACACGCGAGGCCGGGCCGACTGCCGAGGACGCGGACGGCGGCACGGAAGGTGAAGCGGAGCGCCCCTCGGGGATGAGCCGACGTGCAATCGCCCAGCAGTTTGAGCAACTTTCCGTCGATCGTACTGTGGCCCGATTGCGGGCACGACGTCTTGAAGCGTTGCTAGAACAGGCGCGTACGACCGATGGCTTGCCAGCGAACCTCGCCGCGTTGCTTGACGCGGCCGAGCCTGACGCGCCGCCACGGCAATGGCTTGACACGCGTGATCTTGAGTCACGGGTGGAAAACATTGATGCGGCGTTGGCGATGTATACCGGCCGGCTTGGTCGACAGCATCAGACCGTCCGCGCGCTGTTGAGCCAGCGTGGTGAGGTCGAGCAGCGGATCAAAGCCCGCGAGCGGGCCGCCGGGCGGCAGATGCTTGCCCACCTGATGCAACTTCATGACGAGGCGCAGGCGCGTGAGGCCGACCTGGCTGACACCGTGTCGCGATGGCGGCAATACGCCGCAGCGGCGCAGACGGAGGCCTTGCCGGTGGCAGAGATTGACCCCGCGCTGGCAGACCACACACCTGTGGCGCCGCGCCTGAGCCGGGTGCTGGCTGGTTCAGGCGTGGGCGGGCTGATGGTGGGAATGCTGCTGGCGCTGGCGATGGACCTTAGTGCCCGGCGGCGCGAAGCGGTGGTGGACACGCATCAACAACTCGACAACGCGGAGGATATCGACCTGTCCGAGGTGGCGGCACCGTTGTACGGCAGCGTACCGGCAATGCACAACACCGAGGCCGACAGCCCCGATGCCGAAGCGACCGCCATGTCGATGCATCAAATCCGGGCGCTGCTGCAACTGCACGCGTCGGCGGAGGACAAACGTGCCTTCGCGGTGACGAGCCCAAGCCGAGGTGCGGGCAAGACAAGCATCGCCGTGGGTTTGGCATCGTCGCTGGGCTTGTCCGGCACGCGGACGTTGCTGGTGGATTGCGACCTGGCCGGGCGCATGCGGCGTGAAAGAAGTCAGTCGGCCGCAACGGGCGAGGCGGCACAGAATGTGGGTGACGTGATGCACGAGATGGGCTACATCGCACCCGCTCACGCGAACGGAGAGCACGATGCCACCTTGCCCACTCAGCGTCGCCCCGTAAGTCAGTTGGGGCTGCCGGGCATGCTCGATGGCAAGCCGCTTGCGGATTGCGTCATATCAACGAGCATCGCAGAGCTTTTTGTGTTGCCCGCGGTTTTTGTCGAGCAACGTCATGTGGCGCAGTTGTCCACTCGATTCATTCTGGATCTGATTGAAAGCGCCAAGGCGGACTATGACATGATTCTGTTCGACACCGGGCCGGTGCCCGGGGGTGCGGAGCCGCTGCTGGTGGCCGGCGCGGTGGATGGCGTGGTGCTGGTCGCGGCGCGCGGCGAGTCTCGGGCGCGTTTCAACCGAACGCTGGCATACCTGCGGGCGATCGGGGCGCGAGTTGTCGGTACCGTCTTCAACCGGGCCGAGTCGGACGAGGACATGCCGCCGGAATCTACCAACTCCGACGCCCGGCAACGCTACAACAGGGCGGATAATTTCGGCTCAGGGTTGCTTGCCATGGCGGTGTGCGGCAAGGCCGGAGCGGCTGAATCGTCCGAGGACCAGCAGCGCCCGGAAACGGTTCGCCGAGCCGAGCGTCAGGCAAGCCCGTCGGCCAGTGGCTTGGACGCGAACTTTTTCGTGCATGGCGCCGCTTCGCCGGAGGATGCGCTTCAGGGGCTGGAACCGCTCACGGATAATGACTTTGCGGCCGATGACGAACCGATCAAACCGTCGTTCTGGGAACGCGCCTATCGCAAACTCATGCGTCCGAGACCTTGAGCAACCCCCATTTTGCCCCACCCGCCTATCTTCACATCAGTATGCTAGTAAATGATTTAGAGATCGCTCTATTTCACATTTATGATTGACGAATGACTCTGTGTGGTTATATTCGATTCCACACGAGGGTTGGAGTGCCTCGGGACGGGGGTGAAAAATATTGAAGTTCAACACCAGTTGCCCGGCAGGTGCCGATTGCGCTTCTGTTGATATTTCCAATTTGTCTGCTTGGAAATAAGCGACATGTTTGCAATGCCGCTTAGCTGTGCAATCCGTGCTGGCGTTGTGCTTTGTTGTTCGTGAGGAGGGGGAATCGACATGTGGAAGCTAGGGAGGTTGGTTCGGGCCACACGCAGGGCCCGACCACAGGCGCATTCGCAGACGGACGTGCGCGATGAAAAGCGGATGCGAGCGATTCTGGACCGTGAGCGGGCGCGAAGCGACCGCAACGCGCGCGGCTTTGCGGTGGTCTTGTTTGATCTTGCGTCCAAAGCGGATCGGCAGCAGTGGCGTTGCCTGACACAGGTCGTCACATGCAACGTTCGTTTGACTGACGAGGTCGGCTGGCTGGATGGTCGCCTTGCCGCGCTGCTTCCCGAGACGGACGGCACGGGCGGCGACCGGCTGGTCGAGCGTGTGCGCGATCGGCTCGGCCGGAAGGTGGCAGAGTTTCTGCGGTATGAGATCGTGGTCTACGGCTTTGATGGTAACGATCACGAGGATGGTGATCGATATAACCAGCGCGAACCTGCGGTCCCCATTCCCGCCTGGGCCGACGAGGTGGTGGACGACGCTTTTGCTTCGGCGCGTGCGGTGTTGTTCGTCCAGTCGCTGGCCTGGTGGAAACGGCTGGTGGATGTGCTGGTTGCGTCGACGGTACTGGTTACATTATTCCCGGTCATGCTGATTGTAGCGATACTGATCAAGGCGACCTCGCCGGGTCCAGTGGTATTTGTACAGTGGCGAGCGGGCCTCGGTGGTCGACCGTTCCGCATGTACAAATTTCGCAGCATGGTCGCTGACGCTGAAGTGCGCAAGCAGGCGTTGATGTCGTTGAACGAGCAGGACGGTCCGGCGTTCAAGATCGAGGCCGACCCCCGGCTGACGTCCGTCGGGCGGTTCCTGCGCTCGACGAGTCTGGATGAACTGCCGCAGTTGTGGAACGTCCTTCGCGGAGAGATGACGCTCGTGGGGCCGCGGCCGCTGCCGTGCGAGGAAGCGCGTCGATGCGAGCCCTGGCACCAGGCGCGCTGCGATGTGACACCGGGCCTGACGTGCAGTTGGCAGGTCTGGGGGCGCTCTTCCGTCACGTTCGAGCAGTGGATGCGCATGGACCTGGCATACATTCGTCAACGCACGCCGCTGCACGATTTCAAACTGCTATTCCATACCGCCGCGGCAGTGCTCGCACGCAGGGGCGCCAAGTAGCACATACGTTCGGCCACACGATTCATACCGCCTTGGAGAGACCCGGCGATGACTGATGTTGGATACGAAACCGCGGTTGGCGCTTCGCCTGCCGTCGCGTCCCCAGAGCATGTTGCGGATGCCCGATGGCCCGAGCGCTACGACCTGTTCGGCGT from Phycisphaerales bacterium AB-hyl4 includes the following:
- a CDS encoding fibronectin type III domain-containing protein; translation: MMKMHETVKYLAMLMLLTGMVLLGSPSVLADAPRGSNGADEGVQRPTALYLTWQQDPTTTMTIQWHTEGPDEEVILEYGPVDGDTLDQVEGDSHPMVYSDRHIHTVELTGLEPDSEYRFRLYREERGQSSRFYSFRTMPATADERPIIFAAGGDTRQRQSWMEQTNREAMKFDLDFIVWGGDYAYADGREDRVHLWYEWFDAYKNTLVTDEGRVVPVLLAIGNHEVVGGYYWNRDDVDRDNYTPTDEYREKLAPYFFNLFAYPGQPGYGTMDFGDYMSIILLDSDHVNLVAGKQTEWLKEQLEQRTHVPHVFPVYHFAAYPSARPTHFGVARLIREHWHPVFDQHDNIRVAFEHHDHTYKRTVPIRHGKEDEDGIVYIGDGAWGVRLREIHDVDETWYLERAEAIRHFILVTIEGESQEYQMYDADGNLIDQYVPRPLAR
- a CDS encoding LacI family DNA-binding transcriptional regulator; amino-acid sequence: MSSSTKNLSIAGLAKSLSLSVGTVSEALNDNPRVNVRTRKRVVEAALEAGYVPNRQAAALRRQKSRIIGMLLPTLSNPIYIERVASAQRIAYQHGYEISFASSEWRADQEANLSRHFLGLGVDALIIDGAVRKMRDQTDHGVFKPFFDRKIPVLKITHRQRPAAPDTSELFVDVASGICEALEHLLALQHRHIGFVGIRSDPNASNAPQREGIQRAIGQVGDSVQTEFIGPAAQSMGEAYQVVRDRLQQADPFPTAIQAVGDQVAIGVLKALDDHGLRVPEDVSVVGFDNLEVSAFYKPSLTTVSQTHLDLGRKAVETVLDRIENNSQPRKEKVNLELVVRDSTAPAPVNFASQAARQTTL
- a CDS encoding prepilin-type N-terminal cleavage/methylation domain-containing protein — encoded protein: MICIPRFPRRHGPNAFTLIELLVVISIIALLVAILLPALSAARDTARSMVCLSAQRQVGLAMFIYANDYDDHLPPARVHTAYPYEGTTIKFTDSPPSGYNGGYAWAALLGYKGYMPVGILASNNEIANRSVPGWEVFACDAAPNRDVDSSNNRGIPGWRAQHISFGYNYREIGGSHHLFASSDNRKWYISSTQTEIVDPSNKLLTVDAIAASGPQAIEPDDGPRRGFSLVAASANTTDPGRPHARHRGAANIVWVDGHGSSVRSPDPDFHNAIYEVLGTSATDRNVWSRSGRGRSVN
- a CDS encoding GumC family protein; this translates as MKSSLPAAPRHEPSVRASASELDRSIIEVLWQRRGVVLTCLVVALLVGGVYGLTAPRQYRSTAQLFLQQTAGADAPLGGSALQSATPAAHRLMMTSSAVLRAAVETLPAEVHAYAGDDPARYLRHNLEVAAAGGEGILTVSLQGTDPEAIAQLVNHVVRAYKDRVRVTATGQLVTREAGPTAEDADGGTEGEAERPSGMSRRAIAQQFEQLSVDRTVARLRARRLEALLEQARTTDGLPANLAALLDAAEPDAPPRQWLDTRDLESRVENIDAALAMYTGRLGRQHQTVRALLSQRGEVEQRIKARERAAGRQMLAHLMQLHDEAQAREADLADTVSRWRQYAAAAQTEALPVAEIDPALADHTPVAPRLSRVLAGSGVGGLMVGMLLALAMDLSARRREAVVDTHQQLDNAEDIDLSEVAAPLYGSVPAMHNTEADSPDAEATAMSMHQIRALLQLHASAEDKRAFAVTSPSRGAGKTSIAVGLASSLGLSGTRTLLVDCDLAGRMRRERSQSAATGEAAQNVGDVMHEMGYIAPAHANGEHDATLPTQRRPVSQLGLPGMLDGKPLADCVISTSIAELFVLPAVFVEQRHVAQLSTRFILDLIESAKADYDMILFDTGPVPGGAEPLLVAGAVDGVVLVAARGESRARFNRTLAYLRAIGARVVGTVFNRAESDEDMPPESTNSDARQRYNRADNFGSGLLAMAVCGKAGAAESSEDQQRPETVRRAERQASPSASGLDANFFVHGAASPEDALQGLEPLTDNDFAADDEPIKPSFWERAYRKLMRPRP
- a CDS encoding NAD-dependent epimerase/dehydratase family protein, encoding MQVLVTGSSGLIGSEAVSFFDAMGFSVTGVDNNMRADFFGPKGDTQWNRQRLEAQCRRFRHLTLDIRDRTAVDQVFKSHRFDIVIHAAAQPSHDLAAKRPFDDFDVNAVGTLNLLEACRRHMPEAVFIFMSTNKVYGDGPNRIAIKEQETRWDFDDPAYTHGIDEAFPIDQCLHSIFGASKVAADVLTQEYGRYFGMNTGVFRGGCLTGPHHSGVELHGFLSYLVATAVAEGEYTVFGYKGKQVRDQIHSYDVINAFWHFAQAPRPGEVYNLGGGKENAASLLECIDLVAEATGRRPKLTYSDEHRIGDHICYYTDLRKFKAHFPGWQLTHTLSQIIEKMTCGAPHTTHSV
- a CDS encoding sugar transferase; translated protein: MRAILDRERARSDRNARGFAVVLFDLASKADRQQWRCLTQVVTCNVRLTDEVGWLDGRLAALLPETDGTGGDRLVERVRDRLGRKVAEFLRYEIVVYGFDGNDHEDGDRYNQREPAVPIPAWADEVVDDAFASARAVLFVQSLAWWKRLVDVLVASTVLVTLFPVMLIVAILIKATSPGPVVFVQWRAGLGGRPFRMYKFRSMVADAEVRKQALMSLNEQDGPAFKIEADPRLTSVGRFLRSTSLDELPQLWNVLRGEMTLVGPRPLPCEEARRCEPWHQARCDVTPGLTCSWQVWGRSSVTFEQWMRMDLAYIRQRTPLHDFKLLFHTAAAVLARRGAK
- a CDS encoding phosphotransferase, which gives rise to MTAYHSLTSTSTGKAIPSPDRSQERVLQSLLHRRYRSELPFRRGRVGEHRRELADLLYATARDMVRPNEVFARVRFGGLLLCVAANVQQAQHLARRFGPTTGFHLEQPPTPWATGPFGLHLPGLTDRGWFFAARKIHLIQPGEVSDRFTYHVQLVPDSAGGYFIEKKVPTHDEVFWRLTQKYPRVSRDDLARRTHKLVDHVFPTFLTRETAMLKILQRDLPPEFRSRVPRLLEMSKDEKGFVRRMSMNWLRLNGRGISQLDFALQASELLAVLHEKTRVMHLDLRPDNIVITDDGVGFVDFGSAVRMGEPLGRSQMLQGLFDMIMHTSQIQRMLGQMLERGQVTSEVIRDAYGKVDPGVDLFFLTLQMRRPHAMPELRAQITYEPNSPAARKLEAFAAAVLKPADPAAARYTTAGDLLTGVRRIARELQ